Proteins encoded together in one Coffea arabica cultivar ET-39 chromosome 2c, Coffea Arabica ET-39 HiFi, whole genome shotgun sequence window:
- the LOC113728010 gene encoding E3 ubiquitin-protein ligase At1g63170-like, whose product MSTARAAGENNNNNNSNESGGGVDTTPLLRDQIFRSRPFLRRPPSLRGAARFLRRASSRRMLREPSMRVREAAAEQIEERQSDWAYSKPIVILDLVWNVAFVIVSISVLILSRYEKPSMPLRLWVVGYALQCLLHMVCVCVEYKKRSQQRYFMGEPSWRSGGSSNRGDGMWNSGNSSSGSDDGDYSSDRRHSDEETSVAKHLESANTMFSFIWWIIGFYWVSAGGPNLTHDAPQLYWLCITFLAFDVFFVVICVAVACVIGIAVCCCLPCIIAILYAVADQEGATKEDIEQLPKYKFRRFGDSEKQNGEIQESFGGIMTECDTSTPVEHVLPLEDAECCICLCTYDDGTELRELPCRHHFHSACIEKWLYINATCPLCKLNILKNGNLSGGEEA is encoded by the exons ATGTCAACGGCCAGAGCCGCCGgcgaaaataataataataataattcaaatgaGAGCGGAGGCGGAGTGGATACGACGCCGTTGCTGCGCGACCAGATCTTCCGTAGCCGCCCGTTCCTTCGGAGGCCGCCCAGTCTGCGAGGGGCAGCTCGCTTCTTGCGTCGGGCGAGCAGCCGGCGGATGCTGCGGGAGCCGTCCATGAGGGTTCGTGAAGCTGCGGCGGAGCAAATTGAGGAGAGGCAGAGCGATTGGGCCTACTCCAAGCCGATAGTGATTCTGGACTTGGTATGGAACGTCGCCTTCGTGATTGTGTCGATTTCGGTGCTGATTCTCAGCCGCTATGAGAAGCCGTCGATGCCGTTGAGGCTCTGGGTGGTGGGATATGCTTTGCAGTGTTTGCTTCATATGGTTTGTGTGTGCGTCGAGTATAAGAAGCGGAGTCAGCAGCGGTATTTTATGGGTGAGCCGAGCTGGAGAAGCGGTGGGAGTAGTAATCGTGGTGATGGAATGTGGAATAGCGGGAATTCGAGTTCCGGGAGTGATGATGGGGATTATAGTTCTGATAGGAGGCATAGCGATGAGGAAACCAG TGTTGCTAAGCATTTGGAGTCTGCAAATACAATGTTCTCATTTATTTGGTGGATCATAGGATTCTACTGGGTATCTGCTGGTGGCCCTAATTTGACTCATGATGCACCTCAACTTTACTG GCTTTGCATTACCTTTTTGGCATTCGATGTATTCTTTGTTGTTATCTGCGTTGCTGTGGCATGTGTCATTGGAATTGCAGTTTGTTGCTGTCTGCCCTGTATTATTGCAATCTTGTATGCTGTGGCAGATCAG GAAGGAGCAACCAAAGAAGACATTGAACAACTCCCAAAATACAAATTCCGGAGATTTGGTGATTCTGAGAAACAAAATGGCGAGATTCAAGAATCATTTGGAGGAATAATGACTGAATGTGATACTTCTACACCAGTTGAGCATGTTCTTCCGCTGGAAGATGCT GAATGTTGCATTTGCCTTTGTACATACGATGATGGAACTGAACTGCGTGAACTTCCTTGCCGTCATCATTTCCACAGTGCCTGCATAGAGAAATGGTTGTACATCAACGCCACCTGTCCTCTATGCAAGCTCAATATTCTGAAGAATGGCAACCTGAGCGGTGGTGAAGAAGCATGA
- the LOC113728009 gene encoding shaggy-related protein kinase epsilon-like: MNVMRRLKSIASGRSSVSDPSGDSGIKRVKIEQEADWRVGLESESVEKCTTASEQNMASTSAEPAASTSKVVARPVKSGYDELPREMHDMKIRDDKSDTHEDTMKDLEPAIVSGNGTETGQIIVTTAGGRNGEEKQTLSYMAERVVGTGSFGVVFQAKCLETGHSVAIKKVLQDRRYKNRELQIMRLLDNPNVVQMKHCFYSTTEKNEVYLNLVLEYVSETVYRVSRHYSRMNHHMPTIYVQLYTYQICRALNYLHSVIGVCHRDIKPQNLLVNPHTHQLKICDFGSAKMLVPGEPNISYICSRYYRAPELIFGATEYTTAIDMWSVGCVMAELLLGQPLFPGESGVDQLVEIIKILGTPTREEIKCMNPNYSEFKFPQIKAHPWYKVFHKRMPAEAVDLVSRLLQYSPSLRCTALEACAHPFFDSLRDPNACLPNGRALPPLFDFTPQELSGASTELRDRLIPSHARQ; this comes from the exons ATGAATGTGATGCGTCGGCTTAAGAGCATTGCTTCTGGCCGCTCCTCTGTTTCAGATcct TCTGGAGATTCTGGAATAAAGAGAGTAAAAATTGAACAAGAGGCAGATTGGAGGGTTGGTCTTGAATCAGAGTCAGTTGAGAAATGTACAACTGCTTCAGAACAAAATATGGCATCAACATCTGCAGAACCTGCTGCTAGCACATCTAAAGTTGTGGCCAGGCCTGTAAAATCGGGCTATGATGAACTTCCAAGAGAAATGCATGACATGAAAATTAGAGATGATAAATCTGATACCCATGAGGACACTATGAAG GATTTGGAGCCTGCTATTGTTAGTGGCAACGGAACAGAAACAGGCCAAATAATTGTGACTACAGCAGGTGGTCgaaatggagaagaaaaacAG ACATTGTCATACATGGCTGAGAGGGTCGTTGGCACTGGTTCATTTGGAGTTGTCTTCCAG GCCAAGTGCCTGGAAACAGGTCATTCTGTTGCCATAAAGAAAGTGCTCCAAGATAGGAGATATAAGAATAGAGAACTGCAAATAATGCGCTTGCTTGACAATCcaaatgtagtgcaaatgaAGCACTGCTTCTACTCTACAACTGAAAAGAATGAAGTGTACCTTAACCTTGTGCTGGAGTATGTTTCTGAGACCGTCTACCGAGTTTCAAGACACTATAGCAGAATGAATCATCACATGCCGACTATATATGTTCAGCTGTATACATACCAG ATTTGTCGTGCGCTCAATTACTTACACAGTGTAATTGGTGTATGCCACCGGGATATTAAACCTCAAAATCTATTG GTCAATCCCCATACTCATCAGCTGAAGATATGTGATTTTGGAAGTGCAAAAATGTTG GTGCCTGGTGAACCAAATATATCTTATATATGCTCTCGTTACTATAGAGCTCCAGAGTTGATATTTGGGGCGACTGAGTATACTACTGCAATTGACATGTGGTCTGTTGGTTGTGTAATGGCTGAACTGCTTCTAGGACAG CCTCTCTTTCCTGGAGAAAGTGGTGTTGATCAGCTTGTGGAAATCATAAAG ATACTGGGAACCCCAACAAGGGAGGAAATTAAGTGCATGAATCCAAACTATAGTGAATTTAAGTTTCCTCAGATCAAAGCCCACCCGTGGTACAAG GTGTTTCACAAAAGAATGCCTGCAGAAGCAGTGGATTTAGTTTCAAGGCTGCTTCAGTATTCACCGTCTCTTCGCTGCACTGCT TTGGAGGCGTGTGCACACCCTTTCTTTGATAGTTTGAGAGACCCAAATGCCTGCTTACCAAATGGGAGAGCCCTACCTCCATTGTTTGACTTCACACCTCAAG AGCTCTCTGGTGCATCTACTGAATTACGAGATCGTCTTATTCCGTCACATGCTAGGCAATGA
- the LOC113723744 gene encoding BON1-associated protein 2-like — MGSSNDLRVLEITVISGEDLRINRKQPVKKNAFVTIKTDSFKEQTTKMDKDGGGYPAWDEKFVMDMPMHARYFTAEVRCKTAAGSRIVGTAVIPASDFLGDYVPENYLHFLSYRLWDCHGERNGILNLSVRVKSSSSVRNAYGGGCSSHSAGCSRPWSGIAVGGQQVSNGEGVVTGIPVWS; from the coding sequence ATGGGGAGTTCGAATGATTTGCGGGTTTTGGAGATTACGGTGATTTCTGGAGAGGATCTACGTATAAATCGAAAGCAACCCGTCAAGAAAAACGCCTTCGTGACCATCAAAACCGACTCGTTTAAGGAGCAAACGACAAAGATGGATAAAGATGGAGGCGGCTATCCTGCATGGGATGAGAAGTTCGTGATGGACATGCCCATGCATGCACGTTATTTCACGGCGGAAGTTCGATGCAAGACTGCTGCCGGAAGCAGAATTGTTGGGACGGCAGTGATCCCGGCTTCTGATTTCTTGGGAGACTATGTTCCCGAGAATTATCTGCACTTTTTGAGTTACAGGTTGTGGGATTGTCACGGTGAAAGGAATGGGATTCTTAATCTTTCCGTTAGGGTTAAGAGTTCGTCGAGTGTCAGGAATGCGTATGGCGGCGGTTGCAGCAGCCACTCCGCTGGTTGCTCGCGTCCGTGGTCTGGGATTGCCGTGGGAGGTCAGCAGGTTTCCAACGGCGAAGGAGTCGTAACTGGTATTCCAGTTTGGTCATAG